The window CGTTTTGCTATTTATATATTTGATTATGGAGCTCCGGTAGGTTTGCGTCTTGCTATGAACAATCCTGAGAAAATTACAGGTATCATTTCACAAAACGGAAATGCGTATGAAGAAGGATTAAGCAATGAGTGGAACCCCATCCGGAAATACTGGGAGGAAACTACAGAGGCCAACCGTCTTGCTTTACAAGGTTTTGTTTCTAAAGAAATTACCTTATTTCAATACCATCACGGCGTTTCTGATCCTTCTTTGATTGCCCCTGAAGCCTACACCCTTGATCAGAAATTTCTCGACAGACCAGGAAATATAGAGATCCAGCTGGATCTGGTAAAAGATTACAGAAGCAACGTAGCCTTATATCCAAAATTTCATGAATATTTCAGAAAGTACCAGCCAAAATTATTATTGGTTTGGGGAAACAAAGACCCGTATTTCCTTCCTCAGGGCGCTGAAGCTTATAAAAAGGACATACCGGATGCCCGGTTAAAATTTTATGATACCGGACATTTTGCCATTGAAACAAACGCAGAAGAAATAGGTGCTGAAATCCTTGAATTTATGAGCACTGTCCCAATACAATAAGCAATCAATCAATTTCTGAGAAATAAGAAAAATACCTCATTATGAAAACAATTGTTATTAATAACTATGGCGGCCCGGAAGTTTTGCAGCTGGAGGAAATGCCTGTTCCTGTTATAAAAGATCCGACTCAGGTTCTGGTAAAAGTAAGAGCAACCTCTGTTAATCCTCTCGATTACCAGATAAGACGGGGTGATTATGCCTCATTTTTTGATCTGCCTTTTGTTACAGGTCACGATATTGCCGGTGATATTGTTGCCGTAGGGGAAGCTGTCAAAAAATGGAAAGCCGGCGATAAGGTGTATTATTCTCCCCGCTTTGGCAGTTCGGGCAGTTATTCGGAATATCATCTTACTGACGGGTCTTCGTTATCAAGAATGCCTGACAATATCAGCTATGAGGAAGCTGCTTCTATTCCGCTTATCGGGGGGACTGTCTGGGAAATGCTTGTAGGACGCGCAAAATTACAAAAAGGCAACAGCATTCTCATTCTTGGCGGTGCCGGAGGTGTCGGAACACTTGCTATTCAGGTAGCAAAATCATTTGGCGCTTTTATCTACACCACAGGGCAAAGTATTTTACATGAAAAGCTGAAGGATCTGGGAGCTGATGTAGTTATTGATCATCATAAAGAAAGCTGGATGGAAAAAATACAATCACATACGGACGGAAAAGGGGTGGATGTGATTATTGATACTGTAGGAGGAAGCACACTTTCTGACAGTCCGCTTGCTTTAGCTGACTATGGTTCTGTTGTAACGCTGGTTGATATTCCACAGCCACAAAATCTCATCAATGCCTGGGAAAAAAATGCTACCTACCATTTTGTTTTCACCCGGCAAAGCAGGGATGAGCTTCATCATATTACTGAATTAATTGAAGCCGGACAGATAAAACCTGTTATAGACAGCAGATACCCGCTTGAAGATGTTCAGAAAGCTCATCAGAGAATGGAGAATTCAAAAAGGGAAAATCCTTTATTCGGGAAGATTATTCTCACCTTGTAACGGCATTATCATCTGAAAGTATCATTGTATTCAATGATGCTTTTTTATTTGTGGAGTACTAACGCTGAGATCTGGATGGTCCGAAAGCAAATTAATCTTTAAAATGATAAAGAAAAATAACATCTCCGGTATAGGCAGGTTTTTTGTGGTCTTTAATTAAAAGCCTTGCTTCTACAACTGCTTTTACAGTTCCTCTGAGGTCTGTGACGGATTTTACGGTTGCCTGCAGCTTTACTTCACTGTTTACAGGAACTGCATCTCCAAATTTAAGGTTTTCTATTCCGTAATTGATCTCCATTTTTACATTTCTCACATCCGCAATCTGCTTCCAGAGGTACGGAATCAATGATAACGTAAGGTACCCATGGGCAATAGTGGATTTAAAAGGTCCTTCTTTTTCAGCTTTTTCCTGATCCGTATGAATCCACTGATGATCCAAAGTGGCATCTGCAAACCTGTTGATCTGATCCTGATCTATCCTGTGCCAGGCAGAATCTCCCAACATCTGTCCTTCAAGAGCCTTATACTCATTAAAATTATTAATAATAATCATATCCTTTTCTGAACTTTTGAGGTATTACAATACAGGTATGGTAATCATTATGATCAATATCAAGTCTGATAATTTTGTTACCGGCAATTCAGTGTTAGTCTTTCAATATTCAGACCAATTACTGCCTTATTTTTTTAAAAATTCCTGAAAAACCTCTCACTTAAAGTAAGAGGTCAATGAACATCATGAAAATAAAAAATAATTTACCTTGCATCAATGCTCTTTCAAACCATATACCCAGAGACTAAAGTTTCATGGACTTTTGAATTGGTAAAAAATATAAAAATAGGAGACTTGATATCACAAATCATGTTATTAATATACCTGCAATTAAGATTTAATTATGCGAACTTCACGTTAACAGCATTTAAACCTTTATCACTTTTCTGTACATCAAAAACTACTTTATCATTCTCACGGATCATTCTGGTGCTTAATCCTGAAGAATGTACAAATATGTCTTTACTTCCGTCTGCCGGAGTAATAAAACCGAAGCCTTTTGCTTCATTGAAAAATTTTACGGTGCCTTCTTGCATTGTAATTGTATTAAAATTGTGTATTATGATCTGTAAACGCTACAGCTTGTATTTATGATAATCTGACGGCTATTGTGCTGCCTATCAGCTTCTGAATATTCTTAAGAACCGGGCGTTTCGCTGTTCTTGGCAGGGAAGAAACCGGATCCACAATAACTTCGACGGGGTTATTCAGAACCCCTTTGGCAAAATATTTTAAACTTCCCGGCATTGTGGCACAAAAAAACAGGTTTTGTCTTTTGGTGGAGATCATATTCAGAACTTTTTTTACTTCATTAATGAATCCCAAATCAAGCATCTTATCTGCGTCATCTAAAACAAACAGCTCAATTTTAGAGAGATCAATATGTCTCTGATTTTCTACCTCAAGAAGACCTCCCGGTGTGGCCACAAGAACATCTACTCTTTTTCTGAGCGCCGCAAGCTGGCTTCCAACAGAAGTACCTTCATAAATGGAAAGCAGAGATAATGGCAGATATTTACTGTACATTTTAAGATTTTCTTCGATCTGAATCACCAATTCCGAAGTAGGACTAAGGATTAACGTCCGAATTTCCTTATGATCCGGGGTCTGTCTTTTCAGCAGCTGCAAAATAGGCATCGCAAATGCGGCTGTTTTCCCTGAACCGGTGTCCGCAGATACGGCAACATCTCTTCCCGCCAGAATATGTGGAATTACAGAATACTGTATTTCAGTGGGTCTGGAATATCCGGCTTCTGTTGCTGCACGGATAATGGGATTGATTAAGTTTAAATTTTTAAAATTCATTATAAATTCCGGTTCACCGGTATTTTACAAACAGATCTGACGGTCAGACCTTGAATGGGTATATTATAATGATAAACAAAAGGGATCTTTTTCTGCTCATCTTTTTCTTGCTTCAGATTCAATAATATTTTTCAGATATTAGGGATTACCCGGCAATAATGTGTCGCTCTTATCTACAATAGAACTTTATAACCGCTCATTCGCGCTATGGAAATCAGGATTACAAATTGGTAGCTGAAAAAGCAAAACTGAAAGAAAAAATGTGATTTTAAACTATGCAGAATAGCAAAGGCAGTGACCTGTTTTATAAATGTTCTGCAAACCTACAATAAAAAAAAGCAAATACAATTTTATTTAATTAATTGATTATCAAAAATATATTCGTACCTTCTGCCAATAAAATGAATTGTTTGGTAGCGCGGATGATTTTAAACTCCGAAAAATGCAAACCTCTTCTCCCCAAACCAATCCACACACACAAACCCTGGAATCACATCCCACACCGCATGTAAGAATTGCTTATTTTATTATGATACACCATAAACCTGAAGTATTTAAAGATATGTTTCAGAAGATTTATACGAGGGACCAGTTTTATCTTATCCATATTGACAGAAAAGCAAAACCTGATTTTGTAGAGGAAAT of the Chryseobacterium aureum genome contains:
- a CDS encoding zinc-binding dehydrogenase; its protein translation is MKTIVINNYGGPEVLQLEEMPVPVIKDPTQVLVKVRATSVNPLDYQIRRGDYASFFDLPFVTGHDIAGDIVAVGEAVKKWKAGDKVYYSPRFGSSGSYSEYHLTDGSSLSRMPDNISYEEAASIPLIGGTVWEMLVGRAKLQKGNSILILGGAGGVGTLAIQVAKSFGAFIYTTGQSILHEKLKDLGADVVIDHHKESWMEKIQSHTDGKGVDVIIDTVGGSTLSDSPLALADYGSVVTLVDIPQPQNLINAWEKNATYHFVFTRQSRDELHHITELIEAGQIKPVIDSRYPLEDVQKAHQRMENSKRENPLFGKIILTL
- a CDS encoding DEAD/DEAH box helicase, which encodes MNFKNLNLINPIIRAATEAGYSRPTEIQYSVIPHILAGRDVAVSADTGSGKTAAFAMPILQLLKRQTPDHKEIRTLILSPTSELVIQIEENLKMYSKYLPLSLLSIYEGTSVGSQLAALRKRVDVLVATPGGLLEVENQRHIDLSKIELFVLDDADKMLDLGFINEVKKVLNMISTKRQNLFFCATMPGSLKYFAKGVLNNPVEVIVDPVSSLPRTAKRPVLKNIQKLIGSTIAVRLS
- a CDS encoding cold-shock protein codes for the protein MQEGTVKFFNEAKGFGFITPADGSKDIFVHSSGLSTRMIRENDKVVFDVQKSDKGLNAVNVKFA
- a CDS encoding alpha/beta fold hydrolase, translated to MNIISKQCIAGLLVALFTGNMTMAQSDQTLHLNHHIMENTHPTHYRNMKVNNLNLFYREAGPVDAPTILLLHGYPTSSHMFRNLIPILSKKYHVIAPDLPGFGYSDAPDHHAFSYTFDNLAETIQKFVDKLEMKRFAIYIFDYGAPVGLRLAMNNPEKITGIISQNGNAYEEGLSNEWNPIRKYWEETTEANRLALQGFVSKEITLFQYHHGVSDPSLIAPEAYTLDQKFLDRPGNIEIQLDLVKDYRSNVALYPKFHEYFRKYQPKLLLVWGNKDPYFLPQGAEAYKKDIPDARLKFYDTGHFAIETNAEEIGAEILEFMSTVPIQ
- a CDS encoding MaoC family dehydratase, whose product is MIIINNFNEYKALEGQMLGDSAWHRIDQDQINRFADATLDHQWIHTDQEKAEKEGPFKSTIAHGYLTLSLIPYLWKQIADVRNVKMEINYGIENLKFGDAVPVNSEVKLQATVKSVTDLRGTVKAVVEARLLIKDHKKPAYTGDVIFLYHFKD